Genomic window (Thermanaeromonas sp. C210):
AACTCCTTGCTGGTCAGGATAGGCAAGACCAGCATCGAGGTAAGACCCGGGTTTGACCCGGCCTTGCTCACCCAGGTAGTCCGGGTGCTGATAGCGTTATGCTAAACGAAGTTGGTATCGACCGGGTTTACCTCGCCTGCGGCGCCACAGACTTGCGTAAATCTATTGACGGCCTGGCGGTGCTGGTCAAGGAAGGCTTCGAGCTGGACCCCTTCTCTTCCTGCCTCTTTGTCTTTTGCAACCGTAAGAGGGACAAACTGAAGATTCTCCATTGGGAGCACAACGGGTTTTGGCTTTATTACCGCCGGCTGGAGAAGGGCAAATTCATATGGCCGGTGGGAAATACTTCTTCTACCATCACCATAAGCCGCCGGGAGCTGCGCTGGCTGCTTGATGGTCTTCCCTTAAACCAGCCTAAAGCCCATCCTGAGGTAAAAGCGCGCACCATCTTGTAATATAAAGCCTCAGGAAGAAATATTTTTACCTTATGGTTGATTCTAGAGGAATTGGGGCTGATTCGTCGAATTATTAAAGCATGGACACGGCTAAGTCTATAGCTACCATGACCATAGAAGAGCTGCGAGAGCACTGTGCTCAATTGGAACAACAGGTTGCCGAACTTACCGCCAAGTTAAACTGGTTTATGGAGCAGTTCCGTTTAAGCAAGAAGCGGCAATTCGGTTCTTCCAGCGAGAGGACTTGCGCACTAGAAGAGCAGCTTTTGCTTTTTAATGAGGCGGAAGCGGAAGCCCGGCCGGAAGCAGTTGAACCGGATTTGGAGACCATCACCTACCAGCGCCGTAAAACGCGCGGCCGCCGGGAGATGAACCTGGAAGAGCTGCCGGTAGAAGTAGTAGAGCACCGCCTGCCGGAAGAGGAGCGGGTCTGCCCGTGCTGCGGTGGCCCTTTACATGAAATGAGCACCGAAGTGCGGCAGGAGCTCAAAATTATCCCGGCCCAAGTGAAAGTGGTCAAGCACGTGCGCTACGTCTATTCTTGCCGCCGCTGCGAGAAAGAAGAGATAACCACTCCTGTTATCACGGCGCCCATGCCTGCTCCTGTACTTCCGGGAAGCCCGGTATCTCCCTCGCTTCTTAGCTACATTATGACCCAGAAATACGGGGCAGGATTACCCCTTTACCGCCAGGAGCAGCAGTTTAAAAGCTTAGGGATAGACCTTTCCCGGCAGACCATGGCCAACTGGGTGCTCCATGGAGCTAACACCTACTTAACCCTTATTTACGACCGTCTCCATGAACACCTTCTTAAAAGAGACATTCTCCATGCCGATGAGACCACGTTGCAGGTACTTCATGAACCGGGAAGGGAAGCTACCACCAAATCATTCCTTTGGCTTTACCGTACCGGGCGGGACGGTCCCCCGATTATCCTCTACGACTACCAGACCACCCGGGCCGGCAAACACCCCCGCCGGTTTCTAAAAGGTTTTAAGGGCTATTTGCATGTTGACGGCTATGAGGGCTACAATGGACTTTCAGAGGTCACCCTGGTGGGCTGCTGGGCTCACGCCCGGCGCAAGTTTGATGAAGCCTTAAAAGCCCTGCCGCAAGATAAAAGAAACAAAGCAGTAGCCGCCCGGGAGGGGCTTAAGTTCTGCAACAGGCTTTTTGCCATAGAGCGCGAACTTAAAGACAAAACCCCGGAAGAACGATATCAAATCCGGCAGGAGCGCAGCAAACCAGAGCTGGACGAATTTTTAGCATGGCTTAAGAAGCAGAAAGCGCAGGTGCTGCCCAAAAGTGCCTTTGGGCGGGCGGTCTATTATTGCCTGGACCAATGGGAGAAACTTGTCGCCTTTTTACAAGACGGGCGTTTGGAACTCGACAACAACCGCAGCGAGCGTTCTATAAAACCCTTCGTCATTGGCCGTAAGAACTGGTTATTTGCCAACACCCCGCGGGGTGCTAAAGCGAGTGCTATTGTCTACAGCATCATAGAGACAGCCAAGGAAAACGGGTTAAATCCCTTCCACTACCTTACCTACCTCTTCGAAAGGCTGCCCAACCTGGACCCGCAGGATAAAGAGGAATTAGATCAACTCCTGCCGTGGTCGGAAACTCTGCCTTCTGTTTGCCGGATGAATAATTAAGCTTGTTTTAGCCCCTACCCCTTAGATGATTTCAGTAGGGGTTCTTTTATGCTTACTACCGCAACCCAACAAGGTGGGTAGTATTTGACGCTTACCAAGGAAGGGCTCTTAGCCCTTTCCGTTGCCGTAGGCTTGGATGTGGTTCAATCCATGATGGAGGCCGAAGTAACTGAGATAGCGGGACCCAAAGGAAAGCACAATCCGGAGCGCACAGCTAGACGTCATGGGAGCGAGAAAGGTAGCGTGGTGTTAGGGGGGCGAAAGGTGGCGATCCGGCGTCCCCGGGTGCGCGCCATAAACGGCAGAGAAGTAAAACTTAAAACCTATGAAGCCTTCCAGGATGAAAGGTTCATAACTGAGACAGTTCTAGAGCATATACTTTACGGGTTATCCATAAGGCACTATAAGCATAGCCTTGAACCCATAGGAGAAGAATTACCTGTTCATGGGACTTCCAAGAGCACCATAAGCCGGCGATTTATCTACGCTACCCGTAAGGCCTTAGAGGAGCTGCTAAGCAGGCCTTTGGGAGACAAACGTTTCTTGGTTCTGGTAATTGATGGGGTTGTGTTTGCCGGGCATACAGTGGTAGCTGCTTTAGGCATCACTGACAAAGGCGAAAAAGAGGTCTTGGGCTTATGGGAAGGGGCTACAGAGAATGCTGCAGTCTGTAGGTCTCTTCTTACCAACCTTGTAGAACGCGGCCTAAAGGTGGAAGAGGGTATACTGGTGGTCATAGACGGCTCCAAAGCTTTAAGGGCGGCGGTTAAAGAAGTTTTTGGTAATCGGGCCGTAGTACAGAGGTGCCAGGTGCATAAGAAGCGGAACGTCTTAGAACACCTGCCCAAAGGAGCCCAAGAATGGGTGGGTAAGAAGCTAGAGCAAGCCTGGTCAGAAAAGGATTATCATAAGGCTTTAACGGAACTAAATAGGCTAGCTGATGCCCTTGAAGATAAGTACCCTGGGGCAGCGAGGAGCCTGCGGGAGGGATTAGAGGAGACGCTGACCGTTACCCGTCTAGGTCTACCCGAAACCCTGTGGAAAACTTTACGGTCAACGAATGTAATAGAGACGGCCTTTGACAAGGTCAGGGTTGTTACCCGGAACGTAAAGAGGTGGCGAAATGGGATGCAGGTTTTGCGCTGGGCTGCAGCTGGACTGCTTCAGGCCGAGAAGGGGTTTAACCGCATCAAAGGATACCGAGAGTTACCCTTATTGGCCACGGCTTTGCTGGAAGTCATTACTACTCCAGAGACTTCCAGGAGGGTGAAAACGGCTTAAAAAACGCGAAAGAGGGCGCCACCAAAATTCCACGACGTTTAGGACATGCTCGTTTTTAGCCTACCTATGAGGGATTGAAACGGTCACTCTCAAGTTGCTTTATCTCTGCCCGTAGCCGTTTTTAGCCTACCTATGAGGGATTGAAACGTTGTTCGGCATACTGGCTCATCCGCCTGGCCCAGGTTTTTAGCCTACCTATGAGGGATTGAAACAAGAAGCCTCCGAAGCATGTGAGACGGTACTGGATGGTTTTTAGCCTACCTATGAGGGATTGAAACCGTAACTCTAATATGTCTCCATATTTCGGCACGTGCGGGTTTTTAGCCTACCTATGAGGGATTGAAACATCGCCAGGCATCACATCTATAGCCCTCATAAGGTCGTTTTTAGCCTACCTATGAGGGATTGAAACAGTTCGAGAAGTAAATGCCATCGGCCATGACGAAGGGTTTTTAGCCTACCTATGAGGGATTGAAACCCATTTCCTTATCTTCCTTAAAGGAGGGGACCAGTCGGACTACAGTTCGGAAATAACATTTCCCTTATATGGTGCAAAAAGTGGACTTCTTCAGAGGGAACTATCTAGAGTTTTACAAAGCTAATTTAATGCTGTTTTATGACACATATGTTCAATAAACGGATTTGATACGGAGGTGAATCGGAGGTGGTCGGGAAAGGGAGGGTTAAGTATAGCTTAATCTCGAGGTGCGGAAAGTTACAGTCTAAAGCTGAACCACAGGATAGGCTTCCGTTTCTTCCCGTGCCTTGGATTCTAAATGACGACCTGCAAGGATTAGTGGCTACGGCGTACACATCTCGCTGTAATTGAAAAAGGGGAGGTAAGGGAGCATGTAGGTTAAGCAAGTTATGCACCGGAAACCCCAGCTCCCTTTAGAGTCAACGAAAGTGATAGATACGGCCTCTGACAATGTAAGAGTTGTCGCTCAGAACGCAATTCACTAGTCGACCCGCATCGGCATGTACGATTGCGAAGGTTTAGTCCGTCCGTTGGGAGAGCCGAATTGCCGCTTCTCGCTTAAACGAACTGATCGAAAACCCATTCAATTTAGCGGACAGCTCGGAGTTGTCCCTCCAGCTGGATACAGGGGTTCTACAGCTCTTCTAAAGGATGCAGCTCGAAGCCTTCCCTGGGCGATACCGCGGGGCCGTCAAGGGACTTAATGGGCTTGAGCAGGTCGGTAGTGACATAGATATAGCCCTTGGCCTCACGTTATTAAAAGGCTAAGGGCTGAAGGCTTTGAACGAACGGTGCTTGGAATTTGTGTATCGGTCTTGTACCCAGCGACACACACGGTGGTATGGAGCATGGGGGTTAAGTCCACGCCCATGCCGGCACAAGGACCTTGCGTTCCCCTCAATCTAACTGCTTGACGAAGTCGCCCAGCCGGGCCAGGCCGGCTTCGATTTGTTCCATGGACGTAGCGTAGGACAGGCGCAGATAGTTATCATTGCCGAAGGCTATACCGGGAACGACGGCTACCTGGAAATGCTCTAGCAGAACGGACGCTATATCGGTGGCGGAGGAAAGTACTTTCCCGCGGAATTTCCGGCCGAACAATCCGGAAACGTTGGGGAACAGGTAAAAGGCCCCGCCGGGGCAATTACAGCTTATTCCGGGGAGATTCCTGAGGCTGGCGAGGAGGCGATCCCGGCGTTTATTAAACTCCCGGCGCATCTTCTCCACCGGGTCTTGGCTCCCCGTAAGGGCGGCTACGGCAGCTTTCTGGGCAATGGAAGT
Coding sequences:
- the tnpB gene encoding IS66 family insertion sequence element accessory protein TnpB (TnpB, as the term is used for proteins encoded by IS66 family insertion elements, is considered an accessory protein, since TnpC, encoded by a neighboring gene, is a DDE family transposase.) yields the protein MLNEVGIDRVYLACGATDLRKSIDGLAVLVKEGFELDPFSSCLFVFCNRKRDKLKILHWEHNGFWLYYRRLEKGKFIWPVGNTSSTITISRRELRWLLDGLPLNQPKAHPEVKARTIL
- the tnpC gene encoding IS66 family transposase gives rise to the protein MDTAKSIATMTIEELREHCAQLEQQVAELTAKLNWFMEQFRLSKKRQFGSSSERTCALEEQLLLFNEAEAEARPEAVEPDLETITYQRRKTRGRREMNLEELPVEVVEHRLPEEERVCPCCGGPLHEMSTEVRQELKIIPAQVKVVKHVRYVYSCRRCEKEEITTPVITAPMPAPVLPGSPVSPSLLSYIMTQKYGAGLPLYRQEQQFKSLGIDLSRQTMANWVLHGANTYLTLIYDRLHEHLLKRDILHADETTLQVLHEPGREATTKSFLWLYRTGRDGPPIILYDYQTTRAGKHPRRFLKGFKGYLHVDGYEGYNGLSEVTLVGCWAHARRKFDEALKALPQDKRNKAVAAREGLKFCNRLFAIERELKDKTPEERYQIRQERSKPELDEFLAWLKKQKAQVLPKSAFGRAVYYCLDQWEKLVAFLQDGRLELDNNRSERSIKPFVIGRKNWLFANTPRGAKASAIVYSIIETAKENGLNPFHYLTYLFERLPNLDPQDKEELDQLLPWSETLPSVCRMNN
- a CDS encoding IS256 family transposase codes for the protein MMEAEVTEIAGPKGKHNPERTARRHGSEKGSVVLGGRKVAIRRPRVRAINGREVKLKTYEAFQDERFITETVLEHILYGLSIRHYKHSLEPIGEELPVHGTSKSTISRRFIYATRKALEELLSRPLGDKRFLVLVIDGVVFAGHTVVAALGITDKGEKEVLGLWEGATENAAVCRSLLTNLVERGLKVEEGILVVIDGSKALRAAVKEVFGNRAVVQRCQVHKKRNVLEHLPKGAQEWVGKKLEQAWSEKDYHKALTELNRLADALEDKYPGAARSLREGLEETLTVTRLGLPETLWKTLRSTNVIETAFDKVRVVTRNVKRWRNGMQVLRWAAAGLLQAEKGFNRIKGYRELPLLATALLEVITTPETSRRVKTA